The following coding sequences lie in one Burkholderiales bacterium genomic window:
- the sufD gene encoding Fe-S cluster assembly protein SufD encodes MNAIERYSADFARVKSTLPGSSIDWLQEARRDALSRFAERGIPTTRDEDWKYTDVTSLEKRALFALLPTARADAAALAASVERLALAAEYHLLVFVDGRYDRDLSRLVGLPAGATISSMAEVLERDPGLLEAHFVSELWPHGAFGWLNTALASDGAVVHLDADTVVEQPVHLLFLATGNASAVHPANLIVAGNSARVTVIEHYAGDDGATYFTNALTHVVVGENANVTHYKLQQESAKAFHVAGIHARQAARGRFASHSISLGAHLARIDISTHLAAASHCELNGLYLADGRRHVDHHTRIDHAEPDATSSEVYRGILDGGARGVFNGKVVVHQDAQRTDAKQENHNLLLSKNAEIDTKPELEIYADDVKCTHGATIGQLDDEMLFYLRSRGLDEAAARSLLIYAFAHDIIDRMALQPLRKRLERQLVERLPLGSTELSFSELLEEAPPHQTMNESRPT; translated from the coding sequence ATGAACGCGATCGAGCGCTATAGCGCGGATTTTGCGCGCGTCAAAAGCACGCTTCCCGGTTCGTCGATCGATTGGCTGCAGGAAGCACGCCGCGACGCGCTGTCGCGTTTCGCCGAGCGCGGAATTCCGACGACGCGCGACGAAGACTGGAAATATACCGATGTCACCTCGCTCGAAAAGCGCGCGTTGTTTGCGCTGCTGCCGACCGCTCGCGCGGACGCAGCGGCGCTTGCGGCAAGCGTCGAACGGTTGGCACTCGCTGCCGAATACCATCTGCTGGTATTTGTCGATGGCCGCTACGATCGCGATTTATCGCGGCTCGTCGGCTTACCGGCTGGCGCGACGATCAGCAGTATGGCCGAGGTGCTTGAGCGCGACCCCGGTTTGCTGGAAGCGCATTTCGTCAGTGAACTCTGGCCGCATGGCGCGTTTGGCTGGTTGAATACCGCGCTCGCATCCGATGGCGCCGTAGTTCATCTCGACGCCGACACGGTTGTCGAGCAGCCGGTGCATCTGCTGTTCCTGGCGACCGGCAACGCCAGCGCAGTTCACCCGGCCAATCTGATTGTCGCCGGCAACAGTGCCAGGGTAACGGTAATCGAGCATTACGCGGGCGACGACGGCGCGACTTATTTCACGAATGCGCTGACGCATGTCGTAGTCGGTGAAAACGCGAACGTAACACACTACAAATTGCAGCAGGAAAGCGCGAAAGCGTTTCATGTTGCCGGCATTCATGCCCGGCAGGCAGCGCGCGGCCGGTTTGCGTCGCACTCGATTTCGCTGGGCGCGCATCTCGCGCGCATCGATATCAGCACGCATCTGGCGGCCGCCAGCCATTGCGAATTGAATGGTCTCTATCTCGCCGATGGCCGCCGACACGTCGATCACCACACGCGCATCGATCATGCTGAACCGGACGCGACGAGTTCAGAGGTTTACCGGGGCATCCTCGACGGCGGCGCGCGCGGCGTGTTCAACGGCAAGGTGGTGGTTCATCAGGATGCGCAGCGTACCGACGCAAAGCAGGAGAATCACAATCTGCTGTTGTCGAAGAACGCCGAAATCGACACTAAACCGGAGCTCGAAATTTATGCGGACGACGTGAAATGCACGCATGGTGCGACGATCGGCCAGCTGGACGACGAGATGCTGTTCTATCTGCGTTCGCGCGGGCTGGACGAAGCGGCGGCGCGCAGCCTGCTGATTTATGCGTTCGCTCACGACATTATCGACCGCATGGCTTTGCAGCCATTGCGCAAGCGTCTGGAACGCCAGTTGGTCGAGCGATTACCGCTGGGGTCGACCGAGCTATCGTTCAGTGAGCTGTTGGAAGAGGCGCCGCCGCACCAGACAATGAACGAATCGAGGCCAACATGA
- the sufC gene encoding Fe-S cluster assembly ATPase SufC, giving the protein MLKVKNLQARIEGKEILRGLDLDVNAGEVHAIMGPNGSGKSTLAQVLAGRENYEVTGGTVEYDGGNLLELAPEERARAGLFLAFQYPVEIPGVSNVYLLKAALNAVRKHRGEPELDAMDFLTLVKDRMKLVEISQEFLYRAVNEGFSGGEKKRNEILQMAVLEPRLAILDETDSGLDIDALKIVANGVNSLRSPERAIILVTHYQRLLNYIVPDFVHVLQDGRIVKSGGRELALELEERGYSWLEGGDQAAAQSAVRAGAGKQA; this is encoded by the coding sequence ATGCTAAAAGTAAAAAATCTGCAAGCGAGAATCGAGGGCAAGGAAATCCTGCGTGGTCTCGATCTTGACGTTAATGCCGGCGAAGTGCACGCGATCATGGGCCCGAACGGTTCTGGCAAAAGTACACTCGCGCAAGTACTCGCAGGCCGCGAAAATTATGAAGTGACGGGCGGCACTGTCGAATATGACGGCGGCAATTTGCTGGAGCTCGCGCCCGAAGAGCGGGCGAGGGCGGGCTTGTTTCTGGCGTTCCAGTACCCGGTCGAAATTCCCGGCGTCAGCAATGTCTATTTGCTGAAAGCAGCGCTAAACGCGGTGCGCAAGCATCGCGGCGAACCCGAACTCGACGCCATGGATTTTCTGACGCTGGTCAAGGACAGGATGAAGCTGGTCGAGATCAGCCAGGAATTCCTTTATCGCGCGGTTAACGAAGGCTTCTCCGGTGGTGAAAAGAAGCGTAACGAGATACTGCAAATGGCAGTGCTTGAACCGAGGCTGGCGATTTTGGACGAGACCGATTCCGGTCTCGATATCGACGCGCTTAAGATCGTCGCCAATGGCGTCAATTCGCTGCGCTCGCCCGAACGCGCCATCATCCTGGTCACGCATTATCAGCGGCTGCTCAATTACATCGTGCCTGATTTCGTGCACGTGCTGCAGGATGGGCGCATCGTCAAATCGGGTGGGCGCGAGTTGGCGCTGGAACTCGAAGAGCGCGGCTACAGCTGGCTTGAAGGTGGCGACCAGGCTGCTGCACAATCCGCCGTTCGCGCCGGCGCCGGAAAGCAGGCATGA
- the sufB gene encoding Fe-S cluster assembly protein SufB yields the protein MATATHQLDALIAQEYKHGFVTDLETDTIPCGLNEDVVRLISAKKNEPEFMLEWRLAAYRHWLTMTEPKWAHVHYPPIDYQDISYYSAPKSKKDAPKSLDEVDPELLRTYEKLGIPLKEREMLAGVVAVDAVFDSVSVGTTFKKKLGEMGIIFCSFSDAVQDHPELVRQYLGTVVPSGDNFYAALNAAVFSDGSFVYIPKGVRCPMELSTYFRINAQNTGQFERTLIIADEGAYVSYLEGCTAPMRDENQLHAAVVELVALDNARIKYSTVQNWYPGDKEGKGGIYNFVTKRGDCRGASSHISWTQVETGSAITWKYPSVLLKGDNSVGEFYSVALTNNRQQADTGTKMIHIGKNTRSTIVSKGISAGRGQNAYRGLVKVLKSADGARNYTQCDSLLLGDRCGAHTFPYIEVKNPTAKVEHEATTSRIGEDQLFYCLQRGISAEDAVSMIVNGFCKEVFKELPMEFAVEAQKLLGVSLEGSVG from the coding sequence ATGGCAACAGCAACACACCAACTCGACGCGCTGATCGCGCAGGAATACAAGCACGGTTTCGTCACCGATCTCGAAACCGATACCATTCCGTGCGGTTTGAACGAAGACGTCGTCCGCCTGATTTCGGCCAAGAAAAACGAGCCGGAATTCATGCTCGAATGGCGGCTCGCCGCCTATCGTCACTGGTTGACGATGACTGAGCCGAAATGGGCGCACGTTCATTACCCGCCGATCGATTATCAGGACATCAGCTATTACTCGGCGCCTAAATCGAAGAAAGATGCGCCGAAAAGCCTCGACGAAGTCGATCCGGAATTGCTGCGCACTTATGAAAAGCTCGGTATTCCCCTGAAGGAGCGCGAGATGCTTGCGGGCGTCGTCGCCGTCGATGCGGTCTTCGACAGTGTATCGGTCGGCACCACATTCAAGAAAAAGCTCGGCGAGATGGGCATTATCTTCTGTTCGTTCTCGGATGCTGTGCAGGATCACCCGGAACTTGTGCGTCAATATCTGGGTACGGTCGTGCCGAGCGGCGACAATTTTTACGCGGCGCTCAATGCGGCGGTGTTCTCTGACGGCTCGTTCGTCTACATCCCGAAAGGCGTGCGCTGCCCGATGGAGCTGTCGACGTATTTCCGCATCAATGCGCAAAATACCGGTCAGTTCGAGCGGACGCTGATCATCGCCGACGAAGGTGCCTACGTCAGCTACCTCGAAGGCTGTACGGCGCCGATGCGCGACGAAAATCAATTGCACGCGGCCGTCGTAGAACTGGTCGCGCTGGACAACGCACGCATCAAATATTCGACTGTGCAGAACTGGTATCCGGGCGACAAGGAAGGCAAGGGCGGCATCTACAACTTCGTCACCAAGCGCGGCGATTGCCGCGGCGCCAGTTCGCACATTTCGTGGACGCAGGTTGAAACCGGTTCTGCGATCACCTGGAAATATCCAAGCGTACTGCTGAAAGGCGACAATTCGGTCGGCGAATTTTATTCGGTTGCGCTGACCAATAATCGCCAGCAGGCAGATACCGGCACCAAGATGATTCACATTGGCAAGAATACGCGCAGCACGATCGTCTCCAAAGGTATTTCCGCGGGCCGCGGCCAGAATGCGTATCGCGGACTGGTCAAGGTATTGAAAAGCGCCGACGGCGCGCGCAACTACACACAATGCGATTCGCTGCTGCTTGGCGATCGCTGCGGTGCGCATACCTTTCCGTATATAGAGGTCAAGAATCCGACTGCCAAAGTCGAACACGAAGCGACGACTTCGCGCATCGGCGAAGACCAGTTGTTTTACTGTCTGCAGCGCGGCATTTCCGCGGAAGATGCGGTGTCGATGATCGTCAACGGTTTTTGCAAGGAAGTTTTCAAGGAATTGCCCATGGAGTTCGCGGTGGAAGCGCAAAAGCTCCTGGGCGTGAGCCTGGAAGGCAGCGTAGGTTAG
- a CDS encoding SUF system Fe-S cluster assembly regulator, with protein MLRMSKMADYGTVVMTAMARSPDRVHSAGDLAAQVHLPAPTVSKILKMLARHELLESVRGAKGGYTLARPPAAITVAEIIDAMEGPIAITECSSAASACEQEGSCSVRANWRTINRAIRSALNDVSLAEMVHPRLHAVDFGALRARRMEAKC; from the coding sequence ATGCTACGTATGAGCAAGATGGCCGATTACGGCACGGTAGTCATGACCGCGATGGCGCGCTCGCCCGATCGCGTTCACAGCGCCGGCGATCTGGCCGCGCAAGTGCATTTGCCGGCGCCGACGGTCAGCAAAATTCTGAAGATGCTGGCGCGCCACGAGCTACTCGAATCGGTACGCGGCGCGAAAGGCGGCTATACGCTCGCGCGGCCGCCGGCGGCGATCACGGTTGCGGAAATCATCGATGCGATGGAAGGCCCGATCGCAATCACCGAATGCAGCAGTGCGGCGAGCGCCTGCGAACAGGAAGGTTCGTGTTCGGTGCGCGCCAATTGGCGCACCATTAATCGCGCGATTCGAAGCGCGCTGAATGACGTGTCGCTGGCGGAAATGGTGCATCCGCGCCTGCACGCAGTCGATTTTGGCGCATTACGGGCGCGCCGGATGGAAGCGAAGTGTTGA
- a CDS encoding alpha/beta hydrolase, translating into MRIDAYSSLTAHGFHRVAYTDWGDRANPHVVICVHGLTRNARDFDFLAETLSSDCRVVCPDIVGRGASDWLPHKKDYGYPLYLTDMAALIARVSTKPVRSRWDALWRRLRGRRDEPRIDWVGTSMGALIGMMLAAQPQSPIQRLVINDAGPFVPRAALQRIAAYVGKDPRFGAVDELEQYLRKFCASFGPLTDTQWRHLATHSSRQGKDGSYGFSYDPGIAEPFRGSLFYDVDLWPLWDKIRCPVLILRGADSDLLLHKTAQEMLTRGPRTRLVEFAGVGHAPMLMAQDQIDAVREFLLGDD; encoded by the coding sequence ATGCGCATCGATGCTTATTCGAGCTTGACGGCGCACGGCTTCCATCGCGTCGCTTATACCGACTGGGGGGATCGCGCCAATCCGCACGTCGTCATCTGCGTCCACGGCTTGACGCGTAACGCGCGCGATTTCGACTTTCTCGCCGAGACGCTTTCCAGCGATTGCCGCGTGGTTTGTCCCGATATCGTCGGACGCGGCGCCAGCGACTGGCTGCCGCACAAGAAAGACTACGGTTACCCGCTTTATCTCACCGATATGGCTGCGCTGATCGCCCGCGTCAGCACGAAACCCGTCCGCTCGCGGTGGGACGCTCTGTGGCGCCGGCTGCGCGGGCGCCGGGACGAGCCGCGAATCGATTGGGTCGGCACCTCGATGGGCGCCTTGATAGGCATGATGCTGGCGGCGCAACCGCAATCACCGATTCAACGGTTAGTGATCAATGACGCCGGTCCGTTCGTGCCGCGCGCAGCGCTGCAACGCATCGCCGCCTATGTCGGCAAAGATCCGCGCTTCGGCGCGGTTGACGAGCTGGAACAGTATCTGCGCAAATTCTGCGCGTCTTTCGGGCCGCTTACCGATACGCAATGGCGGCATCTGGCCACGCACAGTTCACGGCAAGGCAAGGACGGCAGTTATGGCTTCAGTTACGATCCGGGGATCGCCGAGCCGTTTCGCGGTAGCCTTTTCTACGATGTCGACTTGTGGCCGTTGTGGGACAAAATACGTTGCCCGGTATTGATCCTCCGTGGCGCCGATTCGGATTTGCTGCTGCACAAAACCGCGCAGGAAATGTTGACGCGCGGGCCGCGAACCAGGCTCGTTGAATTCGCCGGTGTCGGCCATGCGCCGATGCTGATGGCGCAGGACCAGATCGATGCGGTTCGTGAATTTCTGCTTGGCGACGATTAA